A section of the Acomys russatus chromosome 10, mAcoRus1.1, whole genome shotgun sequence genome encodes:
- the LOC127194817 gene encoding prolactin-inducible protein homolog: protein MQGLSVMVSAATLFSVLCLQLGINIAQETTNVPKPLSFDLKVPSTAKPNEMISVELRLTTEYKECFVAKAYLVSSEPMEGAFNYVQTRCLCIDFPASFFWDFEVTRSVYFKVVVDLTKEKGICPDDYAVIPITANRFYTERYVHVS from the exons ATGCAGGGTCTCTCAGTCATGGTCAGTGCTGCCACTCTCTTCTCGGTCCTGTGCCTGCAGCTGGGCATCAACATAGCCCAGGAAACCAC aaaTGTTCCAAAACCACTTTCATTTGACTTAAAAGTTCCAAGTACAGCAAAGCCAAATGAGATGATCAGTGTGGAACTTAGACTTACAACAGAATATAAAGAATGTTTTGTG GCCAAAGCTTACCTTGTAAGTAGTGAACCAATGGAAGGTGCCTTCAACTATGTACAGACCCGCTGCCTCTGTATTGActttcctgcctccttcttctGGGACTTTGAAGTCACAA gaagtgtatattttaaagtagtgGTTGACCTTACCAAGGAAAAAGGTATCTGCCCTGATGATTATGCGGTGATACCCATCACAGCAAACAGGTTTTATACTGAACGTTATGTGCACGTGTCTTAA